In bacterium, the genomic window TGGCCCAGCGGCGTGACGAGATAGCCGCCGTTTTCGCGACGGACCAAGCCGAGCGGTTCGTATGCCGCGATTTCGGCCAGCGCGTGGTTCATGCGTGTTTCAAACTCGGTATTTTCGCCGGTCGTGGCGGGGCGCTTCACTTCCAGATTGCACATCAGATGATTAATGATCTGCTTGGTCGTGCGATCATCTTCATTCAATTCATGTCCGCGCTCGAGCGGCCAGAGATTCGCTTCGAGTGCGGCGGCGTAGGCTTCCGGCTGCGCGATATTTTGCGTGAAGAGATCGTGGAATTCGCTGATGCCGGAGCAGCCGAGGCCGAGCAGTTCGAGCCCGCGTGTCGTCGTGTAGCCCATGAAATTGCGCCAGAGCCGTCCCGCCTGCTGCGCCCGCGCCAGATCATCGTCGGGCAGTGCGAAATGATCCATACCGATTCCGGAGTAACCCGCATCGCTGAGGACTCGATGCGCGTCAAACAGCATGCCCAGGCGTTCGCGCGGCGATGGCAGTTCGTCCTCATGGATGGCCTGTTGATGCTTCATGCGAGCGGGCAGGTGTGCGTATCCGAAGCACGCGAGGCGATCGGGCCGCAGCGTGGCGACGTGAGCGAGCGTGTCTTTCCAAGTCGCCCGCGTCTGGCGCGGCAATCCATAGATCAAGTCAATATTGACGCTGGTGAAACCATGCGCACGGGCGCGCTCGATGAATGCCTGCATGTCGTCAAAGCTAAACTCGCGGCGCACGGCCTGCTGCACATTGGGATCGAGGTCCTGTAATCCCGCCGAGATTCGCGTAAAGCCGCGCGCCGCGAGCAGAGCAAGATGTTGGTCCGTCGTCACGCGGGGATCCACTTCGACCGAACGGTCGCAATCCGGCGTGCCGGGAATGTGTTTAATGATCAGGTCCAGCGCGCGCGCTAAGCGTTCGGCGGGGATATAGGTCGGCGTTCCACCGCCGAGATGCAACTGGCTGTGCTGCACCGGATGCCGGAACTCGGAGGCGACTTTGCGCACTTCGCCTTCGAGCGCATCCATGTAGCGCTGCATGCGTGCGTCGTCGTGAGTAATGTGCGCGTTGCAACCACAATACAAGCAGCGCTGGCGGCAGAACGGCAGATGCAGATAGACAGCGATGCCTTCGCCGTCTTGTCCGAGTCGGCGCAGCGTCCGGATATACGCGGCTTCATTGATAGGCGCTTGCCATACCGGTACCGTCGGGTATGACGTGTAGCGCGGACCGCGGCCATCAAGCTCTTGCACCAGCGCGAACGCGCGCTCTTCAGAAATGTCGTACCAGTTATTCAGATTCACTGGCGCCCTCCGCGAATCTCGTCGAGCAGCACTTCTACATTGTGAATCGGGGTGCTGGGCAGGATGCCGTGGCCCAAATTGAAAATGTGACCGCGCGGTCCGGCCTGCGCGCGGATTTCGCGCGTGCGATTGCGAATCGTCGTTTCGTCGGTCAAAAGCAGGATTGGATCAAGATTGCCTTGCAGCGCGACCTCCGTGCCGAAACGCGCACGGGCTTGATCGAAAGTCATACGCCAGTCCAGGCCATACACGCTCGCACCTGCCTCGCAGGCAGAAACCAGATGCATACTGTTGAGCGCAAAGTAGGTCATGGGCACGCCCAAGTCACTCAGTTCGGTGAAAATGCGGCGCAGCACGGGCAAATTGACCGTGCGGAATTCATCATCAGTCAGATTCCCCGCCCACGTGTCAAAGAGCTGAATCGCATCGGCGCCCGCTTGCACCTGCGCCCGCAGGTAACGGATCGTCATATTCGCCAGCTTGTCCAGCAACAGCGTGAACGCCGCGCGGTCACCGTACATCATTTGTTTGGTGAACTTGAACGGGTCGGGTTTGCCGCCCTCAATCAAATATGTTGCCACAGTGTAGGGCGCACCGCAGAATCCGATCAGGGCGGTTTCCGACGGCAGTTCGCGTCGCAACAGCGTCACGGCCTCCAACACATCGGCAAGTTCATCCTGCGGATCAAAGTCGCGCAGGGACTGCACCTGTTCGCCTGTGCGCACCGGATGCGGGATGACCGGGCCGTGCCCGCTGTCAAATTGCAGACCCGCGCCGAGCGGTATGGCGGGAATCAGAATGTCGCTGAACAGAATCGCGGCGTCAAATTGAAAGCGGCGAATCGGTTGCAGCGTCACTTCGCAGGCCAGCTCCGGCGTGCGGCAGACGGTGATGAAGTCATGCTGTTCGCGGACGGCGCGATATTCCGGCAGGTAGCGTCCGGCCTGCCGCATCAACCACACGGGCGGCACGGAGAGCGTTTCGCCGCGTGCGGCGCGCAGGTACTTTCCGGAATCGACGGTTAAATTACGTGCGCGATCCGGCGCGGTCAACACATCAGACATGCTCGGGCTCCCAGGCATTGCTATCGGCGAAGCGGATGGCGTTCACAATAGCCTCCGCGCGAGGTTGTTCGGACAGAATCGTGTTACGCTGGCCCATTGTAATCAAGGCGCGATGCGTCGTCGGCCCGATGGCGACTGCTGTGAACGGCCACGGCAGCGGATGGGCCAGGCAAAATGCACGTACGGCGCTTGGCGCATAGAACACGGCATATTCGCACGGCAACAGCGCCGCGAGCGCTGTTTGCAACTCCTGCGGATCGAGCATCAGCGTGCGGTAGACAGGCAACGCCTGCACATTCAGACCCAATTCGCGGCAGGTCGTCGTGAAGTCAGAGTCGTGCCCGCCGGGACACGGGTAGAGGATGTCCGTACCGGCGGGCAACGATTTAGAAAGCGAAAGAGCGAGATGCGCGCCATCGGCAACGGGCGCAACATGATCCGGTTTACGGGCGAACAGCGCATGGGCGACATCGGCAGTCGCTTGGCCGACGCAGGCGATCCGCACGGAAGGCTGTAGCACATGGGCCGCGTGCACGAGAGCGCGATACAATCCACGTGCGCCATTGGCGCTGGTGAAGGCAATCCACGGCGTGGTCACGCCGACGAAATTCGCGGGCAATAGGAACTCGGTTGCAGTCACAGGCAGCGCGGCGGAGCTATAGCCTTCCGCTTCCAATGCAGCGCGCAACTGTACCGCGCTATCCGGCTTGCGCAGAATCAGCACGCGTGGCATGAGGCGCTCAAATGCTCGAAGAGCTCCTGCGGCAGAGCGGCGGCATCCGTCCCCTGCACACCGGCGCGCACGGGACCGGTTTCTTTGCTAAACCAGAAGCCTTCCAGTCGCCATGCGTCGCCGATGCGATAGGCATAAACGCCCAGCGGCAAGCCACAGCCGCCGCCGAACAGCGACTGTACCTGGCGTTCCAAGCGTGTCGCTATCGCGGCGTCAAGATTGTGAATGGCCGTTTGCACACCAGTGATCCGCTCGTCATCACCGCGCATCTGGATCGCCAAGGCACCCTGACACGGTGCGGGAATGAACTCGGTCGGGTTGAGCCGGATGGCGGTGAATTCCGACAGGTCCAACCCAAGTCGCGCGACACCCGCGCAGGCGAGCATGATCGCGTCATATTCGCCATCGCGCAACTTGCGCAGGCGGGTGGGGACATTGCCGCGCAAATCTCGGGGTGTGATATCTGGACGGTGGGCAAGCAACTGAGTTTCGCGGCGCACCGCGCTTGTACCGACCATGGCGCCCGGCCTCAGATAGAACTCATCGGCGGATTCGGTGGCCGTCTCGCGTCGCATGATCAGCAGGTCAGCCACGTCTTCGCGGGCGGACACAGCAGCCAGGACCAATCCGTCGGGACAGCTTGAGGGCATGTCCTTGTACGAATGCACGGCGACATCAATGCGGCGATCGAGTAAGGCTTCTTCGAGCTCTTTAGTGAAGTAGCCGCTGCCTTCCAACTCGCGCAATGGTCGGTCGGTCACACGGTCGCCTTGGGTGGAGATAATGTTGACCTCAATGGGCATATTCAACTGCTTCTCGAGGAAGCTCTTGACCCAATTGGTTTGTGTCCTTGCTAAGTCGCTGCCGCGGGTACCGATGATCATGGGAGAAATCCGTGCTTTTGGCTCATTTTCGGTGTTCAAGATAGCGAACAGTGCATAATTGAGTGTCATGCAATTGTCACAATGCAAAAGTGTAGCAATGTCACACTATGATGCGGCGCGAAATGTGACTTCTTTTGTCATGTTTGAGGATTTGAACTGGTTGATTTAAACACAAGAGTTTAGCAGTCGCATATTCGCGCAGTTACGCAGGTATGCCTGTGCAATTTGCACAAGCATAGAGAGGCTGGATTTCGCGGATGCCTCTGTTTGCTGTCATTTCTTTCTTATTGTCACTGACCCTTTTGGGTCGTTTGTGAAATCTTTCGCAAAAGATTTCAAGCGCTTAGTAAAGTATGGATCACTGAGATAGGTGGAAATGACCAATCTGAGGCACAGTGTGTTCGGCGTTGCGTTTTCTCACCCAATGTGGTATCTTTGGGCCAAGCTTAAGCACGCTGAAATCTGTGGTAAATCGGACTAATCGAGTAAGATTCAGCGCTTAGCAATTTCCATAAGGTGAGGTCAAAGTAGACGGCGACGTCGTCTGCGTTGATACCGAACATTCAGGCCATGCGGCCCTCGCAACGACATACGACTTCGCGCTACGCGCACCTCCACTGCTTAAGAGCAGCGCTTGTGTTGTTGGCGTGTCTGGCCGGGGCGGCGATGGCGGCGGATCGATCGGTTGCGATCGTGCCGACATTGAGCTATCCGGCGGGCGAGCAATCGGCCTTGCAGCCGACGGGCTTGTATGTGGATACGCACACAAATGACGTTTATGTTGTAGACGCCTCGACGTCGCGTATCGCGATCTATGATGCAGACCGTCAGTACAATTTTGAGTTTTCAACCCGAGACCGTCTCGTGTCGCCCCGGCAGGTTGCCGTGGACGCGCAGGGACGGATTTTTGTTTTAGGCGATACCCGCGAGCATACTCTGGCAGTGTTTGACTACAACGGCGAGTTTCTGCGGTACTTCGATCTGACGGACGGGACGGAACGGCTGCAACCGGCAGGCATCGCGCTGGACGCTCAGGATCAATTACACGTCTTGACGACGATGCCGTTGCAGGTGCATGTATTCTCGGCAGACGCCGCGCCAGTACGCGACTATTTTGTCTTCACTGAAGGCGACTCTATCTCGCGCTTCAATACGATTATCGGTAACTTTGCCATCTACGCGGACGAGATCGTCCTGCCGTTTCCGGTCTTTGGCAACGTGAGTTGTTTTGATTTGACCGGCAAGCTCACGCGGAGCATTGGCACGGCTGGTGGCGGACCGGGCGAATTGAGTTTTCCAATTGCCGGTGTTCCCTTGAAGGACGGCGGTTTTGCGATAGTGGATAAGCATCGTCATCTGGTTCAGTTCTTTCGACCGGATGGCCGATTTGAATTTGAGGCTGGCGGAGCTGGCTTGGTCGCGGGGTGGTTTTTCCATCCGACCAGCTTGGTAGCGTGCGCGGATGGCACATTGCTGGTGGGCCAGACCTATGGTGACCGTGTACAAGCTTTGGCGGTTCAAACTGCCAGCAGCGGTTCGTGAAACGATGATTTCGGTTCGTGAAAATATGTCAGGATCAATCTTAACCCAATGGAATCATCTCGTCGTAGAGGTGAATATCTGTAGTCTAAGGAGGTCTCTAATGAGACGGTCTGTTATGTTCGCTCTGTTAATCGCGGCTATGGTTTGTCTGCCGCTGTCGAACGCTCTTGCGTTCCACGATGAAGGTGTTGCTTACTGTGCGGGTTGCCATACGATGCACAACACCAATGGCAACAATGGTCTGATCGATCCGTCGGGCACGGGCTTCCCGTATCTGCTCAAGTACTCGAATGCCACCGACCTGTGCCTGTCGTGCCATGCGACGAGCCGTGGTAAAGTATGGGCCGCCGACCCGATGAATCCGGGTGCGGAACGTGGTCCGGGTAACTTCGCCTTCTTGCTGGAAGACAATATCAATGACGGTCGCAATGGTAACTTGCCGGCCAACTTCATTCCGGGCTGGCGTGCTGGCCACACGGTGATTTCTCCGAGCCGCGGCACGGTCGCGGATGCGTTGAACACGATCTCTCCTGGCGGCAACTACCCGGCGTCGGCGCTGGGCTGCACGAGCTGCCACGATCCGCACGGCAACGAGCACTATCGTCTGCTTTACGGCGCGGGTGACCATGCCGAAGCTGGTAACTTTAATTATGTGAACGCGGCGCCGGTGGCCCTTGGTTTGGACGTTCACGACGACGCGGCGTTCGAATCGGACGTCAACCACAATGCGTACCAGAGTGGTATGAGCGCTTGGTGTGCCAATTGCCACGGCAATTTCCACAACAACCAGAATCAGTATCGTCACCCCAGTGGTGTTGGCATGAGCTCGTCGGTGCAGAATACCTATGGTATCTACGCCGGTACGATGAATCAGAACGGCGGCACGCCGTCGGCTTCGTATATCGCGGATGTTCCGTTTGAAGATCCCGACATGACGATGACCTACACAGGCTCCCCGGATGCCAATTCCAAGGTAAGCTGCATCACTTGCCACCGTGCGCACGCGACCAGCGCCCAGAATTCGGGCCGTTGGGACTTCAACGTGACGTTCTTTGAGGATGATGGACAGAACTCTGGCTCGTACGTCATGCCCCAGACCTACAACAGCCTGAATCAGCGTTCGTTGTGCAACAAGTGCCACAACAAGGACGCCGGCGACCACAATCCGTTCTAAGTCTAGCGGAGTAGTTTGGTTCGATTGATTTTTTGGATTTCGTTCTCTGACAACACGTTTGGCCGCGGCCTTTGGGTGCTGTTCCTCCCCTTTCAAAACCTGGGGGCCGCGGCAATTTTTTCGAGCCAGTGCGCTCACGTTACCAGACTTGTTTATCGCAGTCCTTATGGACCGCAACCATTCACATGTCGCGAAGGACCGATTGCGGAGTATCTCCGCAGCCCCGGTCCTTCTTTTTGCCCCTTCATGTGACAGATAAATGATAACAAATCACGACTATTAATGATACTATTTGAAAGCTCCGATGCGAGCACCTTTTCGCCATAAATCGCCGTACGGATTGTGTTGGGTTACGGCCACCTTGTTCTGTCTGATCTGCGTCCTGTTAAGCGACGTTGCACGGGCAGAGTGGGGTGGCTCGCTGTCTGGAAGCGCGGCGTCATCGGAGCAGGACAGCCTGCGGTCACGCTCATTGGATCAAAGCTACACTGTATTTACGAATGGCGAGACCTCAGCGACACTGCGCTATTCGTTATCCGGCATGTTTCGTCACTTGCAAAGCCAGGCGAACGAAGGTCCTTATTCGTGGCGCACCGAGGTCCGGCCGACGGGGTCGCTGAACTGGCGACCGGGAATACTCGATGTACGAGCCGACGCCGCCTATCGCGCAGATCGCGACGAGCAAGGCGCTTCAAAGCTCACCAGTCGCACAGCATCGGTGCACGCGCAAACTGTATGGGATCGCCTGCCGCGTTTATTCGGGTCGCTAAACTGGTCGAAGAACGTGGACGATCTCGAACTGGTGGGATACGATACACGTTCCCAGCAAACCGCGGCCGGCGCCACGTACAGCAATAGCACGCTCTTCACGAACTACGAGTTCTCCGAACATCGTACTCGAAGCGTAGACACGGGCATTGACCGCGTTTCCGTTTCGCATAGCGGACGCGCAGACGCGACGCGGACACTTTTGAAACGACTGGTCAACATTCAGGGCGGCTATCAAGTCAACACGCGCGCCGAACGTGATCAGTCACAGATCTCCGGTGAAATACTGACGCCGGTGCCCGCCTCCGGCCTCTATGGTGACGATCTCGCGCCGGAATTCGATGCTTTGATTGAGGCGCCGGGATTGACTGACGGATTGTATGGGATTCCGGCGAGTGAAAACTTTGACCTTGGCAACGGCACCGCGCACAACTTCGGGCTCGACCTCGGCATCAGCACGACGGTGGATCATTTATATTTGTATGTAGACACTCTGGGCGTCGTACCTTTCAACTGGACTGTCTGGCAGAGCACCGACAATCTCACGTGGACGCAAGTCGGCGGATCAAAGCAAGGTGTGTTTAGCTCTTTCTTTCAACGTCTCGAGTTCTCTTTCGCACCGTTGCAGACGCGCTACGTCAAGCTGGCCCTCTCGCCGCAGTTGCTGAGTTCGCCAATTGAAGTCACGGAGTTGCGGGCCTTGGTAACGCGCACGGCGGATGCACCTGAGAATCGCACGACAGACCAGCGCGGCGACGCACGTTTGCGCGTGACTCCGGCGCGCTGGTTCTCGATGGAAGTAGCGGGCAGTGCACTACGTCAAGAAGGGTCACTGTTGACGTTGGCGCGCGAGGAAGACGGCCTGCAGTCATCATTGCGCTTCGAGCCGTCGCGGCGCCTTGACCTGTCCGCACGCTATCAATGGACACAGACATCTTACACCGATTTAGACACGGCCGCGGGACAGACATCGGCCGCGGGTGTCGCCTTGCGCTCACGATGGAGTCGCGCACTTAGCACGACCGCAACGATTGACCGTGGAGAAGAGCAGAACGAGACGGCAACTCTGCGCCGCTACGATCATGCGCGGTTTGACGTGATGGCTCAAGTGCTACCCGCATTGCGCGCGTCAACACAGCTGAGCTATAGCGAAGACTCGCGCTTCGAATCAGATGATATGATCTTCGCTCGCTCTGTGACTACAACGCTTGATGGCGAACCGACGAATCGTTCGCAGCTTTCGCTTTCGCATCGCTATGAAACTTACTCGGCGCGTTACACCGCGGTGCGAAAGTATCGCGCATCGGTTAGCGCGCGAATGGCCTATCGGTTGACCAGCACGATACAGATGTCGGCGGATGCGACCGCCAGCGAGGATCCGACGCGCACCGATCAGTCGTACAATGCGTTTACTTCGTGGCAACCGGTACCGAAGATGTCTTTTGGCGGTTCCTATAATCGGATCGAGGGCGATCACACGCCCTCGTCGAACCAATACGCCCTGCAAGCGGTTTTCAACTGGACGCCGCGCACCGAACTTTCCTTCTCTTATTCGCTCAACGAGCGCGACGACGAGGCCGACGCCTCGACATCCCGCATCAGTTTGTATTCGCGGTTTTAGTATTGCCAACCTGCCGGTTGCCATTCATGAGAAAAATCACTTCCTTCCTTCTGCTGGTCAGCACGGCCTGTATCGTGGGCTGTGCGGCACGCCGCACTACTATTTTTGTCCATCCGGAGTACGACTTCGGGTTGGTGGAGCGCGTGGCCGTCGTTTCGTTCGAGAATCTCTCGACTGAGCAAGGCGTAGCGGGTTATGCGACGCGGCTGTTTATGACGGAACTCTTGGCAGCACAGGCTTTTGACGTCGTAGAACCCGGCGAAACGGGCCGTATCATGCGCGACTTGAATCCGACGCGCGGCGGCGAGTTGGATCTGGAGAGCCTGCGGCGGATGCGCGACTCACTGCAAGTGCAGGCGGTTATATTTGGTTCCGTCGGTGAAGCGGCCGCTGTTCAAGGCCGCGGCGCAACTGGCCACGTTGTCAGCATTGACGCTCGTATGGTGGACTGCACGACCGGCAGCACGGTGTGGTCAGCTGCTGTTTCGACGGGACAGCCGAGTTCTGTATCGAAGATGTTGGGCACGGGTGAAACGTCACGCAGTGACGCCGTGCAGCGTGCGGTTCGTAAACTCGTTCGCTCGTTACTGGAGTGAGCGTGGCCACTTGGCGCCTCATAGCCTGGTTGATTGCGCTCGCGTGGAGTTCAGTGCTGTCGGCGGGCGAACGCATCGCGTTGCTGCCCCTGGTGGACAGCGGTGAAGAGAGCGCCAGCCGCGGGCCTTTGACAAGCGAGCTGCGATCGCAATTGATTCGCGACGGTTTTGATTTGATTTCTGAGGATTCCGTCGCGGCCACTTTGCGGCAACTGCGCCTGCGCAATACAGCGGCTCCGCTTGATGCTGAAATTGAGACAATGGCAGGAATGATGGGCGCGGACTTCCTGCTTGTTGGCACAATTCATCGTTTTCGGACGGATACACTGTTGTCCGAAGCCTGCGTCTGCGTGCGGTTGATTCGAACTTCGGACCTGGTAGTGACGTGGAACAATTGTGTGACCCGATCAGGCGGCGGCGAGATTTCGCTGCTGACGGCGCGTGCAACGCGTTCCGGAACGCGCCTGGCACGGGCCGTTGCGCGTAAGCTGGTGTCGGATTTCACGCTTGAGCCCAAAAAGCGACGCACGGAGGTCACCGGTCTGGTCGTGGGTCGTCGTGAGAAGATCACTCAGCCCTGCTCGACGGTAGCCGTGATACCGCCCACCGATGAACAAGGCTATTCGCTGGGCAGCGAGATGATTGGCGATCTGCTGGGTGTGGCCTTGCGGCGGCGCGGTGTGAATGTCGCGGACCGCGGCCGCGTTCGTGCGGTGATGTTGGAAGGCGAGGACTTGCGATACGGTCAGTCCGTGAAGGATATCAGCCGCCTGCTTCGTGACAGTCTCGGCGTGGATCTCATTCTGACCGGTTCGAT contains:
- the hemN gene encoding oxygen-independent coproporphyrinogen III oxidase, producing MNLNNWYDISEERAFALVQELDGRGPRYTSYPTVPVWQAPINEAAYIRTLRRLGQDGEGIAVYLHLPFCRQRCLYCGCNAHITHDDARMQRYMDALEGEVRKVASEFRHPVQHSQLHLGGGTPTYIPAERLARALDLIIKHIPGTPDCDRSVEVDPRVTTDQHLALLAARGFTRISAGLQDLDPNVQQAVRREFSFDDMQAFIERARAHGFTSVNIDLIYGLPRQTRATWKDTLAHVATLRPDRLACFGYAHLPARMKHQQAIHEDELPSPRERLGMLFDAHRVLSDAGYSGIGMDHFALPDDDLARAQQAGRLWRNFMGYTTTRGLELLGLGCSGISEFHDLFTQNIAQPEAYAAALEANLWPLERGHELNEDDRTTKQIINHLMCNLEVKRPATTGENTEFETRMNHALAEIAAYEPLGLVRRENGGYLVTPLGQLFVRNLAMPFDRYLAGQQNVQFSKTV
- the hemE gene encoding uroporphyrinogen decarboxylase, which codes for MSDVLTAPDRARNLTVDSGKYLRAARGETLSVPPVWLMRQAGRYLPEYRAVREQHDFITVCRTPELACEVTLQPIRRFQFDAAILFSDILIPAIPLGAGLQFDSGHGPVIPHPVRTGEQVQSLRDFDPQDELADVLEAVTLLRRELPSETALIGFCGAPYTVATYLIEGGKPDPFKFTKQMMYGDRAAFTLLLDKLANMTIRYLRAQVQAGADAIQLFDTWAGNLTDDEFRTVNLPVLRRIFTELSDLGVPMTYFALNSMHLVSACEAGASVYGLDWRMTFDQARARFGTEVALQGNLDPILLLTDETTIRNRTREIRAQAGPRGHIFNLGHGILPSTPIHNVEVLLDEIRGGRQ
- a CDS encoding uroporphyrinogen-III synthase, whose translation is MPRVLILRKPDSAVQLRAALEAEGYSSAALPVTATEFLLPANFVGVTTPWIAFTSANGARGLYRALVHAAHVLQPSVRIACVGQATADVAHALFARKPDHVAPVADGAHLALSLSKSLPAGTDILYPCPGGHDSDFTTTCRELGLNVQALPVYRTLMLDPQELQTALAALLPCEYAVFYAPSAVRAFCLAHPLPWPFTAVAIGPTTHRALITMGQRNTILSEQPRAEAIVNAIRFADSNAWEPEHV
- the hemC gene encoding hydroxymethylbilane synthase → MIIGTRGSDLARTQTNWVKSFLEKQLNMPIEVNIISTQGDRVTDRPLRELEGSGYFTKELEEALLDRRIDVAVHSYKDMPSSCPDGLVLAAVSAREDVADLLIMRRETATESADEFYLRPGAMVGTSAVRRETQLLAHRPDITPRDLRGNVPTRLRKLRDGEYDAIMLACAGVARLGLDLSEFTAIRLNPTEFIPAPCQGALAIQMRGDDERITGVQTAIHNLDAAIATRLERQVQSLFGGGCGLPLGVYAYRIGDAWRLEGFWFSKETGPVRAGVQGTDAAALPQELFEHLSASCHAC
- a CDS encoding NHL repeat-containing protein gives rise to the protein MAADRSVAIVPTLSYPAGEQSALQPTGLYVDTHTNDVYVVDASTSRIAIYDADRQYNFEFSTRDRLVSPRQVAVDAQGRIFVLGDTREHTLAVFDYNGEFLRYFDLTDGTERLQPAGIALDAQDQLHVLTTMPLQVHVFSADAAPVRDYFVFTEGDSISRFNTIIGNFAIYADEIVLPFPVFGNVSCFDLTGKLTRSIGTAGGGPGELSFPIAGVPLKDGGFAIVDKHRHLVQFFRPDGRFEFEAGGAGLVAGWFFHPTSLVACADGTLLVGQTYGDRVQALAVQTASSGS